In the Maribacter sp. MJ134 genome, one interval contains:
- a CDS encoding putative LPS assembly protein LptD has protein sequence MTSETNGSLDHQTFTKIGYIALQSNKQYLLFLLFLFVGVISLQAQEDKIVPLPIKAQKDTIIAPLFPVPVMRDSVAADSLAIDSLNNKPPLLLDKITYKAKDYVKLSQKENKIYLYNEAEIYYQDTELKAGIIIMDYVKNEVYAGRMVDSLGNYTQLPYFKQGSNVVIPDSIRFNFDTQKALIWNSRTEQQADAGALGGDAMKVYAEITKKENDSVYFLSEGKLTTASDTINPDYYIRVRKAKFVPKKKVIAGFSNLYISDVPTPIAMPFAYFPLSVGRSAGILMPNFGNDPNTGYFLQDMGYYVPLGDYADVTFTGDFYTNGSWGVRATSIYTKRYKYRGNINFRYENQVRSQKGFSDYSLTRNYNIQFSHSQDTKASPNSRFSASVNLGSSEFFRNSLQQRNLPNTQNNTLSSSISYSKTFPAYPSVNMSLTATHSQLTSPTSTATNTDNITMTLPTLQASMERIFPFAKRDGIKKGLIQNINFQYDLNAQNRLTTNDEDFLTGRMFDNARVGARHRIPISTNFKVAKFFSVSMGASYEDVWTLETFDRSFDAETNSVAIDTVSGFDRYNQYNFSASIGTTVYGTFNFGEDKKIQAIRHVMRPSLSYGYAPSFEQFYDEYIDGNGEVVEFSRFQGTLNGAPRLGKSNSFNFSLANTLEAKVRDKDSTKLEAKKVPILSNFNITTGYNLESDSLRLSPLNINGGTNILDNKMSINFAASLDPYAIDNNGRRINTFNVDNGGSLLRLTRANANITYSISSEMFGKKDKDKEEEEEETDPFDYVAQSGGRTDDLFGRADSFSDNPVRRSKKDDDIENPIFGTKIPWNFRLAYSANFTNSARQNEFSSHSLMFSGDIELSPRWKVGGSSGYDFKNQGFTLTQLRFERNLGSFNMRFNWTPFGQFKRWYFFIGIDASILSDLKWENRSQPIRN, from the coding sequence TTGACATCTGAAACCAATGGCTCATTGGACCACCAAACCTTTACAAAAATAGGATATATAGCCTTGCAATCAAATAAACAGTACTTACTTTTCCTGTTATTCCTTTTTGTTGGTGTAATATCATTGCAGGCTCAAGAGGATAAAATTGTACCGCTCCCTATAAAAGCACAAAAGGATACGATTATAGCGCCACTATTCCCCGTACCTGTAATGAGAGACAGTGTAGCTGCCGATTCACTGGCCATTGACTCCCTCAATAATAAGCCGCCACTACTTCTTGATAAGATTACTTATAAAGCAAAAGACTACGTAAAACTCAGTCAAAAAGAGAACAAGATATACCTGTACAACGAAGCGGAAATCTATTATCAGGATACCGAATTAAAGGCAGGTATTATCATAATGGACTATGTTAAAAATGAGGTTTATGCCGGCCGTATGGTTGATTCTTTGGGGAATTACACCCAACTCCCCTATTTCAAACAAGGCTCAAATGTTGTTATTCCAGATTCCATTCGCTTCAATTTCGACACTCAGAAAGCTTTAATATGGAACTCGCGCACAGAGCAACAAGCAGATGCCGGAGCCTTAGGTGGCGATGCCATGAAAGTTTATGCGGAAATCACGAAAAAGGAGAACGATTCCGTCTATTTTTTAAGTGAAGGAAAATTAACGACCGCATCCGATACCATAAATCCTGACTATTATATTAGGGTTCGTAAAGCTAAATTTGTACCCAAGAAGAAAGTAATTGCAGGCTTTAGTAATCTATACATATCGGATGTTCCCACCCCGATTGCAATGCCATTTGCATATTTCCCGTTGTCCGTCGGGAGATCGGCCGGTATATTGATGCCTAACTTCGGTAACGACCCTAATACAGGCTATTTTTTACAGGACATGGGTTACTATGTTCCTTTGGGAGATTATGCGGACGTTACCTTTACCGGGGATTTCTATACTAACGGAAGCTGGGGTGTCAGGGCTACCTCCATTTACACGAAGAGATATAAATATCGAGGAAACATTAATTTTAGATACGAAAACCAAGTTAGAAGTCAAAAAGGCTTCAGTGATTATAGCTTAACGCGGAACTACAACATTCAATTCTCGCATTCCCAAGACACAAAAGCTAGTCCAAATTCTAGATTCTCTGCATCTGTGAACCTAGGAAGTAGCGAGTTCTTTAGAAATTCATTGCAACAACGAAATTTACCGAACACCCAAAACAATACGTTGTCCTCATCCATATCGTATTCTAAGACCTTTCCGGCGTATCCTTCCGTGAATATGAGTTTAACAGCTACGCATTCGCAACTTACGTCTCCCACGTCCACGGCTACTAATACGGATAATATCACCATGACATTACCCACATTGCAAGCTAGTATGGAGCGGATTTTTCCTTTCGCAAAGCGGGATGGGATAAAAAAAGGGCTTATCCAGAACATAAACTTTCAATATGATCTAAACGCCCAAAACCGTCTTACGACCAACGATGAGGACTTCTTAACAGGGCGTATGTTCGATAATGCACGTGTGGGAGCAAGACACCGTATACCGATTAGCACCAATTTTAAGGTGGCAAAATTTTTTAGTGTGAGTATGGGTGCAAGTTATGAGGATGTATGGACCTTAGAAACGTTTGACAGAAGTTTTGATGCGGAAACAAACTCGGTTGCCATAGACACTGTCAGCGGCTTTGACCGCTACAACCAATATAATTTCAGTGCCAGTATAGGTACAACGGTTTACGGTACCTTTAATTTTGGGGAAGATAAAAAGATACAAGCTATAAGGCATGTGATGCGCCCCTCCCTAAGTTATGGCTATGCTCCGTCTTTTGAGCAGTTTTATGACGAATACATTGATGGAAACGGAGAGGTTGTTGAATTCAGCAGATTCCAAGGAACATTGAACGGAGCGCCGAGATTGGGTAAATCTAACAGCTTTAATTTTTCACTGGCCAACACGCTTGAAGCAAAAGTAAGAGACAAGGACTCCACCAAATTAGAAGCGAAAAAGGTCCCGATATTAAGTAATTTTAATATCACCACAGGTTATAATCTAGAATCGGATTCCTTACGACTCAGCCCGTTAAATATTAATGGAGGTACCAATATTCTTGATAATAAAATGTCCATCAACTTTGCGGCTAGTCTTGACCCTTATGCCATAGACAATAATGGAAGGCGAATTAACACCTTTAATGTGGATAATGGTGGAAGTCTTTTAAGACTAACTAGGGCCAATGCAAACATCACCTACTCCATTAGTAGTGAAATGTTCGGTAAAAAAGATAAAGATAAGGAGGAGGAAGAAGAGGAAACGGATCCTTTTGATTATGTAGCACAAAGTGGTGGACGAACCGATGACCTATTTGGACGCGCAGATAGTTTCTCCGATAATCCCGTTAGGAGGTCTAAAAAGGATGATGATATCGAAAATCCTATTTTCGGGACCAAGATACCCTGGAATTTTAGACTTGCATATTCTGCGAACTTTACCAACTCTGCCAGACAGAACGAATTTAGTAGTCACTCGCTGATGTTCTCTGGGGACATAGAGCTTTCCCCCCGTTGGAAAGTTGGTGGCTCTTCGGGTTACGACTTTAAAAATCAAGGATTTACGTTGACCCAATTACGGTTTGAGCGAAACTTAGGTAGTTTTAATATGCGTTTTAATTGGACACCCTTTGGGCAGTTCAAAAGATGGTACTTTTTTATAGGAATCGACGCTTCCATATTAAGCGACTTAAAGTGGGAAAACAGAAGTCAACCCATTAGAAATTAA
- a CDS encoding RidA family protein, whose product MKKIINTTKAPAPIGPYNQAVLSGNTLYISGQIPLNPETGLLVQGDIKEETKQSMENLRVILEEAKMSFENVVKSSIFLSDMNQFSEVNEVYGTYFKADTAPARETVEVENLPKFVNVEISMIAVQ is encoded by the coding sequence ATGAAAAAAATTATAAACACAACAAAAGCACCTGCCCCGATAGGCCCTTACAATCAAGCAGTTCTTAGCGGTAATACGCTCTATATTTCAGGACAAATACCGTTGAATCCTGAAACCGGATTACTGGTTCAAGGAGATATCAAGGAAGAAACCAAACAATCCATGGAAAACTTAAGGGTAATACTGGAAGAGGCAAAAATGAGTTTTGAGAACGTGGTAAAGTCTTCGATTTTTTTAAGCGATATGAATCAATTCTCAGAGGTGAACGAGGTATACGGCACCTACTTCAAAGCAGATACTGCTCCGGCCAGAGAAACCGTTGAAGTAGAGAATTTACCAAAGTTCGTGAATGTCGAAATTTCTATGATTGCAGTTCAGTAG